From Trichoderma atroviride chromosome 1, complete sequence, one genomic window encodes:
- a CDS encoding uncharacterized protein (EggNog:ENOG41), whose translation MPYVGDDVHRATTKRKWDHDGSETLRFSHPGSNATVFHVLNQQAGLESTVDGVSARKTLPPTKRLRAIHDDDDTTHSAHWRNASSRELLVTTSQVAHDSNDSACKAPVKIGGMTIMPCHVCHRRPTKKSDLDSFARCQSCQEQTCFVCIRECRRQKDPHNDMNSPPFGKEDEDVGQSFKMNDADECDMAASTNIHAPQHDDHERQDTPNKSSANSSIHHAMICSRCCVEEGAEGEVVCLGCLSNMDTA comes from the coding sequence ATGCCCTAtgttggcgatgatgtcCATCGTGCGACGACAAAACGAAAATGGGATCACGATGGCAGCGAAACTCTCCGATTCTCGCATCCCGGCTCCAACGCCACCGTCTTTCACGTCTTGAACCAACAGGCAGGGCTGGAGAGCACTGTGGATGGCGTTTCGGCGCGCAAGACGCTGCCTCCGACGAAACGACTCCGAGCGATTcacgatgacgacgacaccACGCACTCTGCACATTGGCGAAACGCCTCCTCTCGCGAGCTGCTAGTAACGACATCACAAGTCGCCCATGATAGCAACGACAGCGCCTGTAAAGCGCCTGTGAAGATTGGCGGTATGACCATTATGCCCTGCCACGTTTGCCACCGTCGACCAACCAAGAAATCCGACCTCGACTCCTTCGCCAGATGCCAATCGTGCCAGGAACAAACCTGCTTCGTCTGCATTCGCGAATGTCGAAGACAGAAGGATCCTCATAACGACATGAATTCGCCTCCatttggaaaagaagatgaagatgtcgggCAATCTTTCAAAATGAACGACGCGGACGAATGCGACATGGCTGCATCTACCAACATCCACGCGCCACAACATGACGATCATGAACGACAAGACACGCCCAACAAAAGTTCTGCCAATAGCAGCATTCATCACGCCATGATATGTAGCCGTTGCTGTGTTGAAGAAGGCGCCGAGGGCGAAGTCGTCTGCCTGGGCTGTCTATCCAACATGGACACTGCATAA
- a CDS encoding uncharacterized protein (BUSCO:EOG092D38RE), with protein sequence MASSKIFSLEGKGLKLDTAEDIEPHLAPLCALDDVEEVRFWGNTLGVGACKRLGEVLSTKKSLKSANFADLFTGRLLNEIPAGISAILTAVLNHPNLTTVNLNDNAFGLNTQAPLVAFLSSHVPLQHLHLNNNGLGPHAGILVADALSELHAKKEAARKEGKEVPHLETVICGRNRLENGSMAAWAKAYSLHNKIKEIKMVQNGIRQEGISRLLSEGLNHASELKILDLQDNTFTIMGARALAKVVPTWADLQELGVGDSLLSAKGSLLLADALSQGKNKKLETLRLQYNDIKAEGVKQLARSAKTALPALRRIELNGNKFTEDDESILNLQELLEERKEKFAGDIVIEDEWGVDSLSDLEEEESEEEEESEEEEEEEIEEKAEKLIKDAEEAQKQPVAQRKDADVDDLASQLQKTQL encoded by the exons ATGGCCTCCTCCAAGATCTTCTCCCTCGAGGGCAAGGGGCTCAAGCTCGACACCGCCGAAGACATCGAGCCTCACCTCGCCCCCCTCTGCGCGCTGGATGACGTCGAAGAAGTGCGATTCTGGGGCAACACGCTCGGCGTTGGCGCCTGCAAGCGTCTCGGCGAAGTCCTGTCCACCAAGAAGAGTCTCAAG TCCGCCAACTTCGCCGACCTTTTCACCGGCCGACTGCTGAACGAGATCCCGGCTGGCATTTCCGCCATCCTCACCGCTGTCCTGAACCACCCCAACCTTACCACGGTCAACCTCAACGACAATGCCTTCGGCCTCAACACCCAAGCCCCGCTTGTggcttttctctcctcccaCGTGCCCCTTCAACACCTGCATCTGAACAACAACGGCCTCGGTCCCCACGCCGGTATCCTTGTCGCCGATGCGCTCTCAGAACTCCacgccaagaaggaggcggcCCGCAAGGAGGGCAAAGAGGTGCCTCACCTCGAGACCGTCATCTGTGGCCGAAACCGACTTGAGAACGGCAGCATGGCCGCCTGGGCCAAGGCCTACAGCCTTCacaacaagatcaaggagatcaagatgGTGCAGAATGGCATTCGACAGGAGGGAATCTCTCGTCTGCTCAGCGAGGGTCTCAACCACGCTAGCGAGCTCAAGATTCTTGATCTGCAGGACAACACCTTTACCATCATGGGAGCCAGGGCGCTCGCCAAGGTTGTGCCCACATGGGCAGATCTGCAGGAGCTCGGCGTTGGCGACTCTCTGCTAAGTGCCAAGGGCAGCCTCTTGCTGGCTGACGCCCTGTCACAgggaaagaacaagaagctggagactCTACGACTACAGTACAACGACATCAAGGCCGAGGGCGTCAAGCAGCTGGCTAGATCTGCAAAGACAGCTCTCCCTGCGCTGAGACGTATCGAGCTGAACGGAAACAAGTTtaccgaagacgacgagtcCATCCTCAACCTGCAAGAACTCCTCGAGGAGCGGAAAGAGAAGTTTGCCGGAGATATTGTCATCGAGGATGAGTGGGGTGTCGACAGCCTCAGcgatcttgaagaagaggagagcgaagaggaagaagaaagcgaggaggaggaagaggaggaaatcgAGGAGaaggccgagaagctcatcaaggaTGCCGAGGAGGCCCAAAAGCAGCCCGTTGCGCAGCGCAAGGACGCGGACGTGGACGATCTGGCATCGCAACTGCAGAAGACTCAGCTATAA